The following are from one region of the Bradyrhizobium septentrionale genome:
- a CDS encoding transglutaminase domain-containing protein: MAVLVLIASSSVQAQTVTEPAISKVVEQVRVDADYLTKRLTWDKDVDLDRVRQFGLALTAMNLVQQQVSSTRYGAVANTSPEDLPANDEEALSRGIGICGNQVSAFLNIATRVGLEARSLEFYWPDEADVRHSHIAAEVKISGKWAFFDVTWGTYFRRDPTASGQASLLEILSFDEAKALPDRAAHAVTNESELSFRLQLINSLDPFDYFTKADGYLRGKSGNITLAAPRSNGGAWVYSPDGVPNHIGVSADYSTSHVGNASVGLRAAAHVVHGRIDEIGRGCVGSNVLVAAVNGREAVNEIVSPGTEKDFDLPDGVAAGDTITLSIRPKSDGATCVLVYKQIILSDRSS, from the coding sequence TTGGCCGTTCTAGTTTTGATCGCGAGTTCGAGTGTTCAGGCGCAAACGGTTACGGAGCCAGCCATCTCGAAAGTAGTCGAACAGGTTCGCGTAGATGCTGATTATCTCACTAAGCGTTTGACCTGGGATAAAGATGTCGACTTGGACCGCGTGCGGCAATTTGGGCTGGCGCTCACGGCTATGAACCTCGTCCAGCAGCAGGTCAGCTCGACGCGATATGGCGCTGTCGCGAATACATCCCCCGAGGATCTGCCCGCCAACGATGAAGAGGCCCTGTCGCGCGGGATCGGCATTTGCGGGAATCAGGTTTCTGCATTTCTCAACATCGCGACACGAGTTGGCCTCGAGGCACGCAGCCTCGAATTCTACTGGCCGGATGAAGCCGACGTTCGTCACTCGCATATCGCGGCAGAAGTGAAAATTAGCGGCAAATGGGCCTTCTTCGATGTGACTTGGGGAACCTATTTCAGGCGTGATCCCACCGCTTCGGGACAGGCATCTCTGCTCGAAATCCTGTCTTTCGATGAGGCGAAAGCTTTGCCTGATCGGGCAGCTCACGCCGTCACCAATGAGTCGGAACTTTCTTTTCGACTTCAGCTCATCAACAGCCTTGATCCGTTCGACTACTTCACGAAGGCGGATGGCTACCTGCGCGGCAAGAGCGGGAACATAACTCTTGCGGCGCCGCGAAGTAACGGCGGCGCTTGGGTCTACTCGCCCGACGGGGTACCGAACCACATCGGAGTGAGCGCCGATTACTCGACCTCGCATGTCGGAAACGCCTCGGTAGGATTGCGCGCCGCGGCCCATGTGGTTCACGGCCGGATCGACGAGATCGGCCGCGGCTGCGTCGGATCGAACGTCCTCGTCGCGGCCGTGAACGGACGCGAGGCTGTCAATGAGATAGTGTCTCCGGGCACTGAGAAGGACTTTGATCTGCCCGATGGTGTCGCGGCGGGCGACACCATCACGCTGTCGATCAGGCCCAAGTCCGATGGCGCAACCTGCGTTCTCGTATATAAACAAATCATCCTGAGCGACCGCTCATCCTAA